From Aquipuribacter hungaricus, one genomic window encodes:
- a CDS encoding NUDIX hydrolase yields MRPVTRLAAYALLHPSADDGPGDRVVLVEASRRSDLAGRWFLPGGGVDHGEHPDEAVVREVAEETGLQVRPVALRQVLTDVLDLPHRGVRLHTVRLVYDVEVLGGTLRTEVDGSSERLAVLTPDEAAGLPLAPYAARALGLPEVELGPLAPDLDALAPLSGVAGGTVPGAAADGTGD; encoded by the coding sequence GTGAGGCCGGTCACCCGCCTCGCCGCGTACGCCCTGCTCCACCCGTCCGCCGACGACGGGCCGGGGGACCGGGTCGTCCTCGTCGAGGCGTCGCGGCGCTCGGACCTGGCGGGGCGCTGGTTCCTGCCCGGCGGGGGCGTCGACCACGGCGAGCACCCCGACGAGGCCGTCGTCCGCGAGGTCGCGGAGGAGACCGGCCTGCAGGTCCGTCCCGTCGCGCTGCGCCAGGTGCTCACCGACGTCCTCGACCTGCCGCACCGCGGGGTCCGGCTCCACACGGTCCGGCTCGTCTACGACGTCGAGGTGCTCGGCGGCACCCTCCGCACCGAGGTCGACGGCTCGAGCGAGCGGCTCGCGGTCCTCACCCCGGACGAGGCCGCCGGGCTGCCCCTGGCCCCGTACGCCGCCCGGGCCCTCGGCCTGCCCGAGGTGGAGCTGGGGCCGCTCGCGCCGGACCTCGACGCCCTCGCGCCGCTGTCCGGGGTCGCCGGCGGCACCGTCCCCGGCGCGGCCGCCGACGGTACGGGGGAC
- a CDS encoding DUF3817 domain-containing protein, with product MTAALKRFRVVAWIVGTFLLLLTAGILLRYTDLFGVRSDVLSRTVSPVHGFGYMVYLATGIDLASRRRWRPLTTLAVLLAGTVPFLSFLAERRVTADVRAEADRRRGAGLDPDTGRGPGATDGRRAAAR from the coding sequence ATGACCGCCGCCCTGAAGAGGTTCCGCGTCGTGGCGTGGATCGTCGGGACGTTCCTCCTGCTGCTGACCGCGGGCATCCTGCTGCGCTACACGGACCTGTTCGGCGTCCGCTCCGACGTGCTGTCCCGAACCGTCAGCCCGGTCCACGGCTTCGGGTACATGGTCTACCTGGCCACCGGCATCGACCTGGCCAGCCGGCGGCGCTGGCGCCCGCTCACCACGCTCGCCGTGCTGCTCGCCGGCACCGTGCCCTTCCTGTCCTTCCTCGCGGAGCGGCGGGTCACCGCCGACGTCCGGGCCGAGGCGGACAGGCGCCGGGGGGCGGGCCTGGACCCTGACACCGGCCGGGGTCCCGGTGCCACCGACGGCCGGCGCGCCGCCGCCCGGTGA
- a CDS encoding SURF1 family protein, with translation MVRTLLTWRWAALTLVLVAAVAGMVLLGRWQWERSVPEAPRAAVDLATVEAASLPDVVALAGTTGAAVPETAAGDLVAATGRWRTDRTLLVADRDLDGRPGRWAVTALEVQGPDGPALLPVVRGWLPSPAGSPAQTVDEPAGAATVVGWLQQSEPLDVPAEVVQPEGVVPLLAAADLANRWPEALVPGFVVTAPTPSQAAGADLELLPGPPAEDTGARDWRNLAYSAQWFVFAGFAVVLWWRMLRDDAARTDPRRRDLADLDDETDPTGPPGPDASTDPTDPPGPAGTAPRERTPA, from the coding sequence GTGGTCCGGACCCTGCTCACGTGGCGCTGGGCCGCGCTGACGCTGGTCCTCGTGGCCGCCGTGGCGGGCATGGTCCTGCTCGGCCGATGGCAGTGGGAGCGCAGCGTCCCGGAGGCCCCGCGCGCCGCCGTCGACCTGGCCACCGTCGAGGCGGCCTCGCTGCCGGACGTCGTGGCGCTCGCCGGCACCACCGGGGCCGCGGTCCCCGAGACGGCGGCGGGGGACCTGGTCGCCGCGACCGGACGCTGGCGCACCGACCGCACGCTGCTCGTGGCCGACCGCGACCTCGACGGGCGCCCCGGACGCTGGGCCGTGACCGCCCTGGAGGTGCAGGGCCCCGACGGGCCCGCCCTCCTGCCGGTGGTCCGCGGCTGGCTGCCGTCCCCGGCGGGCAGCCCCGCGCAGACGGTCGACGAGCCCGCGGGGGCGGCCACCGTCGTCGGCTGGCTCCAGCAGTCCGAGCCGCTCGACGTCCCGGCCGAGGTCGTGCAGCCCGAGGGCGTGGTGCCGCTGCTCGCCGCGGCCGACCTGGCCAACCGCTGGCCGGAGGCGCTCGTGCCCGGCTTCGTCGTCACCGCGCCCACCCCGTCCCAGGCGGCCGGGGCCGACCTGGAGCTGCTCCCCGGCCCGCCCGCCGAGGACACCGGCGCCCGCGACTGGCGCAACCTGGCCTACTCCGCACAGTGGTTCGTCTTCGCCGGCTTCGCCGTCGTGCTCTGGTGGCGGATGCTGCGCGACGACGCCGCCCGCACGGACCCCCGCCGCCGCGACCTGGCCGACCTGGACGACGAGACCGACCCGACCGGTCCCCCCGGCCCGGACGCCTCCACCGACCCCACGGACCCGCCCGGCCCGGCCGGCACCGCCCCCCGCGAGAGGACCCCCGCATGA